The following proteins come from a genomic window of Flavobacterium eburneipallidum:
- a CDS encoding sialate O-acetylesterase — protein sequence MSKINVKCKIVSKIAICWIAFLGFNTYGQKVNKNKPLEVYLLIGQSNMAGRGTVDTQSLITSDVILMLDKTNNWVLAKDPLHFDKPSAGVGPGISFAQAMLHENKNIQIGLIPCAWGGSPIKVWQPGAKYFENFPYDEAIQRAKIAMQKGVLKGILWHQGESDNDPKKTEVYLEKLRILIATLRKDLNAPNLPFVAGEIGYFNKENYINTIINKLPDAVKNTAVVSAKDLTDRGDHLHFDTASSRELGKRYAVAMKNSQQKSTKKPTVVLTFDDAEITHYNNVAPLLSEYGFNATFFVCEFPVKNASETKGYMKWSQILELHKKGFEIGNHTGHHKNLTKLSLEDIKKEVSYIDEKCKEFGIPKPISFAYPGNRNDSISQRVLKEMGYKFARIGGAKNYKVGVDSKLAIPSYTVISSDKFKPRTMKALQDLKADDTLVLTFHGVPDTIHPDYSTSIAFLKEILDYLKENNIRVIAMKNL from the coding sequence AAAACAAGCCATTGGAAGTATATTTGCTCATTGGACAATCGAATATGGCGGGTCGCGGCACAGTTGATACTCAAAGCCTAATTACTTCGGATGTAATTTTAATGTTGGATAAAACCAATAATTGGGTTCTTGCCAAAGATCCTTTGCATTTTGACAAACCATCTGCAGGAGTAGGACCGGGTATTAGTTTTGCACAAGCAATGCTTCATGAAAATAAGAACATCCAAATAGGGCTTATTCCTTGTGCTTGGGGAGGTTCGCCTATAAAAGTATGGCAACCAGGAGCCAAGTATTTTGAAAATTTCCCTTATGACGAAGCCATTCAGCGTGCTAAAATAGCTATGCAAAAAGGCGTTTTAAAAGGAATTCTTTGGCATCAAGGAGAGTCGGACAACGACCCTAAAAAAACCGAGGTGTATCTTGAAAAATTAAGAATCTTAATTGCTACTCTTCGAAAAGATTTGAATGCACCTAATCTTCCATTTGTGGCTGGTGAAATTGGTTATTTTAATAAAGAAAATTACATCAATACAATCATTAATAAACTACCTGATGCTGTAAAAAATACTGCTGTAGTTTCTGCCAAGGATTTGACAGACCGCGGCGATCATTTGCATTTTGATACGGCTTCGAGTCGTGAACTGGGCAAAAGATATGCTGTAGCCATGAAAAATTCACAGCAAAAATCAACTAAAAAACCTACCGTAGTACTCACTTTTGATGATGCTGAAATTACCCATTACAATAACGTCGCTCCATTATTATCTGAATATGGTTTTAATGCGACTTTCTTTGTTTGTGAATTTCCAGTAAAGAATGCTAGCGAAACCAAAGGATACATGAAATGGAGTCAGATTTTGGAATTACATAAAAAGGGTTTCGAAATTGGAAATCACACCGGACATCATAAAAACTTGACTAAATTGAGTCTGGAGGATATTAAAAAAGAAGTAAGTTATATCGATGAGAAGTGTAAAGAATTTGGCATTCCAAAACCCATTTCTTTTGCTTATCCTGGCAATCGAAACGACTCTATTTCGCAAAGGGTTTTGAAAGAAATGGGGTATAAATTCGCAAGAATTGGTGGTGCCAAAAATTATAAAGTGGGTGTAGATTCTAAATTAGCCATTCCGAGTTATACTGTTATTTCTTCAGATAAATTTAAACCTCGAACTATGAAAGCATTACAAGATCTAAAAGCAGATGATACTTTGGTCTTAACTTTTCATGGAGTTCCAGATACCATTCATCCTGATTATTCCACTTCTATTGCATTTTTAAAAGAGATTTTAGACTATTTAAAAGAAAATAATATTCGAGTAATTGCTATGAAAAATTTATAA